From Lucilia cuprina isolate Lc7/37 chromosome 4, ASM2204524v1, whole genome shotgun sequence:
TAGTGCCATGTAGAATTTTCACCAAATTTCCTATAGATTTCTCCCATATATATAAAGCATGTTGTCGCGCACTGCCGGCACAGATATATTCACCATCACCCGAAAAACAGCATTTTTTCCAAGTGGTTTTGTTTACTAAATCTTGTAGCTTTTGTATAGGTTCAGGTTCACCATCTTTGCCCAAAGCCAGCACTTCTTTAGAATCATAAACACGTATAACACGATCTGAGGTATTAATCAGAAAACCATCTCCTCGTCTGGCAAACTCAATGCTCTTAACGGCCGTAGCACTCGAAGTGCCCACAATAATACGAAAACTGGCCACAATTTCTAAAGTTTCAACATCCAGCACTAATATTTTACCTTTTGCATTACCAGTGTAAATATGTTTGCCCCTCCTATCAAAGGAGGCAACTATATTAAGGTCACCATCGGAATCGAGCGGCAAACATTTGTGGGCATCACCAATTTTAACCAGCACCGCAGCATAACGCATGGGGCAGACTAGAAAACGTTTTTCATTACGTGGATCAAACTGAACTTTTAAAATAGGTGAAGGAAATCTATATTTGTGTTCACATTCACCCGAGAGAACATCCCAAATGCATACGTTGTTATCGGTGGAAGCTGATAGTAATTTATGACCATTTCTTGTCCAGCTCAAACTGCATACCGGATGAACATGTGCGGATATGATTTTGGCAATGCCACGAGTTAGAAAATCCCACACAACAATGCGTCCATCATTACAGCCAACTGCCAAGAGAGTGCCGTACTTGTTGAAGGCACAGGTTACAGCCAATGAGATACAGTCCAGCGAACCATCAAATTCTTCGGGATAATTTTGACCAAATGATTCTAATAATTCTAAAttcattacatttaatttaatgtttccaCGAGAAGATATAAAGTGTAAAACtcttgaattttataaattataaagatgGTCTGGAAAACGCCGTGTTTTGatcaaaaatgtaaacaaaaaagttttctttgaatCAGTGTTGCTAACTGTATAGTCGAAACATATTGTCattgttttgaataaaataactagagattatgacaaaaaaataaatttggagGCTTTGACACTCCACACTTATTCTAACAATggttatttctatatatatttatatcaatTTAAGAAAACTATCATGttatctttaagaaaatttttcgataaacaaaatattcatcaAAACGGCAGCccttaaatatacaatttctaAGAACATAGTTCTCAGTGAATTCCCAAGAT
This genomic window contains:
- the LOC111679373 gene encoding retinoblastoma-binding protein 5 homolog; translated protein: MNLELLESFGQNYPEEFDGSLDCISLAVTCAFNKYGTLLAVGCNDGRIVVWDFLTRGIAKIISAHVHPVCSLSWTRNGHKLLSASTDNNVCIWDVLSGECEHKYRFPSPILKVQFDPRNEKRFLVCPMRYAAVLVKIGDAHKCLPLDSDGDLNIVASFDRRGKHIYTGNAKGKILVLDVETLEIVASFRIIVGTSSATAVKSIEFARRGDGFLINTSDRVIRVYDSKEVLALGKDGEPEPIQKLQDLVNKTTWKKCCFSGDGEYICAGSARQHALYIWEKSIGNLVKILHGTKGELLLDVVWHPVRPIIASISSGLVSIWAQNQVENWSAFAPDFKELDENVEYEERESEFDITDEDKSLDLNADAKQDEEIEVDVQKAEPVAAFCSSDEEGEDENALQFLPMAPEVEDPEDGWAVQDGLDGNTSKDNDSAAMHDYGDVSAKKRKMNNYDINLPDAPTKELHPLVSSKTNKDKQSSGGKKAAGRPKK